Part of the Sinorhizobium terangae genome is shown below.
GTTTTAGCAGCGCGCCGCGTCAGTGGTGGTCAGGCGGTGCGCTTGACGAGCTTGCCTGCGGGTTTGACCTTGACCTGCAGTGCTGCGGCGAGCACGGCCTTCAGGCCAAGCGGCCGATACAGCGTTACCAGGTCGGCGGCGGGCGGTTTCGTTTCGGTGATCTTGGCGGCCTTCACTGTGCATTCTCTCCTTGATGCGGTCCCCTACCGGAAACACTTGGTTTTCCCGTTGTGCGCGAAAGCCAAGCTCCCCGTTGTTCCTCCGGAAACAGGGATCGGATGCAGGGGTCCAATCTGCAATCGCGAATCTCCTTCCCGTTGCGGCGATCCAGATTGCCAAATGATGACAAATCCATGGCCGCCTTCGTTTGAAGATGCCGGTCTTTGCTTGCCTGTGGTTGACCTCTTGACCGGCGTGGTGCGAAGCGCGATAAGTGTCGCCATGAAAACGGTTATCTGCATTATTTGCCGGAAGATTATTCGCTAGCGATCCGCTGGCCTGGCCGTTTTCGTCTCCTAAAATCCAAGATGACAAACGTGCGGGCCGCCCGGACGCTGTATATTCCGACGGTTGCATGCAGGCTTGGAGATTTGGGATGGGCGGAATGCCGACGTTGAAGCTGTACAACACACTGACGCGGGAGAAGGCCGATTTCCGGCCCATCGACCCGGAAAACGTTCGTATGTATGTCTGCGGCCCCACGGTTTACGACTATGCCCACATCGGCAACGCGCGCCCGACCATCGTCTTCGATGTTCTTTTTCGACTGCTGCGCCATGTCTACGGCGCGAACCATGTCACCTATGCTCGCAACATCACCGACGTCGACGACAAGATCAACGCACGGGCGCTGCGCGATTATCCCGGGCTCTCGCTGAACGAGGCGATCCGGCACGTGACCGAGAAAACCGAGACACAGTTTCTCGAAGATGCGAAGGCGCTCGGCTGCCTTGATCCGGACGTGCAGCCGCGGGCGACCGAGAATATCGCGCAGATGATCGAGATCATCGAGAAGCTGATCGCGAAGGGGCACGCCTATCAAGCGGCCGGGGAAGTGCTGTTCGATACGAAATCGATGGCTGACTATGGCCAGCTTTCAAAGCGCAACCTCGACGAGCAGCAGGCCGGAGCCCGCATCGCAGTCGATGCTCACAAGAAAAATCCCGGCGATTTCGTGCTCTGGAAGCTTTCCGAGGACGACGAACCCGGCTGGGAGAGCCCCTGGGGGCGCGGTCGCCCCGGCTGGCACATCGAATGCTCGGCGATGAGCGGGCGTTATCTCGGCGAGGTGTTCGACATTCACGGGGGCGGGCTGGATCTGATCTTCCCGCACCATGAAAACGAAATCGCCCAGTCGCGTTGCGCCCATGGCACCGAGGTGATGGCAAACGTCTGGATGCACAACGGCTTCCTGCAGGTCGAAGGCCGCAAGATGTCGAAGTCGGAGGGCAATTTCGTCACGATCTACGAACTTCTCCACACCGAGAAGTTCGGCGGGCGCAAATGGCCGGGCGAGGTGTTGCGGCTCGCAATGCTGATGACCCACTATCGCGAGCCGATTGACTTCTCCGTCAAGCGGCTCGAGGAGGCCGAGCACCTGCTGTCGAAATGGCCTGTGCCCGGCGAGGCGGCCGACGAACCGGATCCTGCGGTCGTCGCGGCGCTTGCGGATGACCTCAACACCGTCGCCGCGGTCCAGGCACTGCACGCGCTTGCCCAGAAGGCATCCGTCGATTCGCGTCAGGCCGGCGTTTTTGCCGCAAGTGCGGCTCTGCTCGGCGTTGCGCCAAAGGAAATCGAGCTCGACGAGGCAGTCGTGCATGAGATCGACGAGCGCGTGCGCGCGCGGCTCGAACTCATCAGGGCGAAGAACTTCGCCGAAGCGGACAGCATTCGTGACGATCTTCAGGCACGAGGAATCCAGCTCAAGGACGGCAAGGACCCGGAAACCGGCGAGCGCGTGACAACCTGGGAAGTCAAGCGGTCGCAGACGTGACGTAGCCGGGTCGGCGGCGACCCGGCAGAAGGAAGAGGAGCGCGACATGACGGACGAGATCCATACGGGCGGATGCCAATGTGGCGCGATCCGCTTTCGCGTCGAGGGAGAGCTCGGCGACGCCTCGGTTTGCCATTGCCGCATGTGTCAGAAGGCGAGCGGAAACTTCTATCTGCCGCTCGTCTCCGTGCGCGGCGCGACGGTCACCTGGACGCGCGGCGAGCGCCGGCGCTTCCAGTCGTCGAACGCCGTCTGGCGCGGCTTCTGCGGTGATTGCGGCACGCCGCTGACCTATGAGGCGCCGGACGGCATGGCACTGGCGATCGCAGCCTTCGACAGGCCTCAAGGCATCGTGCCGACGGTCCAGTGGGGTATCGAGGCAAAGCTGCCCTATGTCGACCGGGTGCACGAATTGCCGGGCGAAGATACGATGGCGGATGTGGCAGCGGGCTCGTTCCTCGCCGATCTCGTTTCGTATCAGCACCCCGATCACGACACCGAAACCTGGCCACCGGAGGCAAAGCGATGACCGATGCCGTACGCACAGGAGGATGCCAATGCGGAGCCGTGCGCTTCCGCATCCATGGAAAGCTCGGCCGCCCCTCGATCTGCCACTGCCGCATGTGTCAGAAGCAGTTTGGGTCGTTCTTTTCGGCGCTTGTCACAGCCCCAAAGGACGGGGTCGAGTGGACCCGCGACGAACCGAGTTACTTCCAGTCCTCCGTCAATATCGATCGCGGCTTCTGCCGGAAATGCGGCACGCCGCTGACCTACCGACATCCGGGCGGCCTCGAAATTGCGATCGGCACGTTTGATGACCGTTCGGACCTTGCTCCGCAAATCCAGGTCAACTACGCCTCGCGACTGCCTTGGGTCGAAACGATTTTCGATCAGCCGGTGCACGAAGACCCGGACTATTATGCAAGGCAGGAACAGATCATTTCTTTCCAGCACCCTGACCATGAGACCGATCAGTGGCCGGCCCCAGGGGACTGGAAGTCATGATCAGACGAATCTTTACCGGCGGCTGCCAGTGCGGCGCGGTGCGCTATCGCGCCGAGGGTACGCTCGACGATCCGCATATTTGCCATTGCCGCATGTGCCAGAAGGCGGCGGGCAACTACTTCCTGCCGCTCGCCAATATCAAGCGGGACGACTTTCTGATTACCCGTGGACAACCGTCCTGGTTCCAGTCGTCGCAACTCGTCCGGCGCGGCTTTTGCCGCGACTGCGGCACACCGCTCTTCTACGACATGCCGAACGAGGATTTCTTGAACATCGCGCTCGGCTCGCTCGACGATCCGGACGACGTACAGCCGGTCTATCAGTCCGGAATCGAGTCGCGTGTGTTCTGGTTTTCTCATCTGCCGCGTCTTCGCGAAAAGGAGACCGACGACGGCAGCGAAGAATCGGCTGAGCGTCACTTGATTGTACTTGAAACGAACCGCCAGCATCCCGACTACGACACCGTGCATTGGCCACCCAAGGAAGACCTGTCGTGACCGTTACATTGCGTACCCTTTATCCGGAAATCGAACCCTATGCCTCCGGTCGCCTCGATGTGGGCGACGGCCATGTGATCTATTGGGAACGCGTGGGCACGCCCGGCGTAAAGCCGGCGGTTTTCCTGCATGGCGGACCGGGCGGCACGATCTCGCCGAACCATCGTCGCCTTTTCGACCCGGCACTTTACGACGTGACGCTGTTCGATCAGCGCGGCTGCGGCAAGTCCACGCCGCATGCGGAGATCGAGGCGAATACGACGTGGCATCTCGTTGCCGATATCGAACGCCTGCGTGAATTGGCCGGCGTTGAACACTGGCTTGTTTTCGGCGGCTCCTGGGGCTCGACGCTGGCACTTGCCTATGCCGAAACGCACCCGGACCGTGTTTCCGAACTCGTTGTCAGGGGCATCTATACGCTGACCAGGGCCGAGCTCGACTGGTACTACCAGTTCGGCGTCTCGGAAATGTTCCCCGACAAATGGGAACGCTTCGTTGCTCCGATCCCACCGGAGGAACGCCATGAGATGATGCTGGCCTATCATCGGCGGCTGACAAGCGAGGACCGCGCGACGCGGCTCGCCGCAGCGAAGGCCTGGAGCATCTGGGAAGGCGAGACGATCACGCTATTGCCGGAACCGGCGACGAGCAAACCCTTTGAGCAGGAGGAATATGCGCACGCCTTTGCCCGGATCGAGAACCATTTCTTCGTCAATGCCGGCTGGTTGGAGGAGGGGCAGTTGCTGCGCGACGCACACAAGC
Proteins encoded:
- the cysS gene encoding cysteine--tRNA ligase, with amino-acid sequence MGGMPTLKLYNTLTREKADFRPIDPENVRMYVCGPTVYDYAHIGNARPTIVFDVLFRLLRHVYGANHVTYARNITDVDDKINARALRDYPGLSLNEAIRHVTEKTETQFLEDAKALGCLDPDVQPRATENIAQMIEIIEKLIAKGHAYQAAGEVLFDTKSMADYGQLSKRNLDEQQAGARIAVDAHKKNPGDFVLWKLSEDDEPGWESPWGRGRPGWHIECSAMSGRYLGEVFDIHGGGLDLIFPHHENEIAQSRCAHGTEVMANVWMHNGFLQVEGRKMSKSEGNFVTIYELLHTEKFGGRKWPGEVLRLAMLMTHYREPIDFSVKRLEEAEHLLSKWPVPGEAADEPDPAVVAALADDLNTVAAVQALHALAQKASVDSRQAGVFAASAALLGVAPKEIELDEAVVHEIDERVRARLELIRAKNFAEADSIRDDLQARGIQLKDGKDPETGERVTTWEVKRSQT
- a CDS encoding GFA family protein; this encodes MTDEIHTGGCQCGAIRFRVEGELGDASVCHCRMCQKASGNFYLPLVSVRGATVTWTRGERRRFQSSNAVWRGFCGDCGTPLTYEAPDGMALAIAAFDRPQGIVPTVQWGIEAKLPYVDRVHELPGEDTMADVAAGSFLADLVSYQHPDHDTETWPPEAKR
- a CDS encoding GFA family protein yields the protein MTDAVRTGGCQCGAVRFRIHGKLGRPSICHCRMCQKQFGSFFSALVTAPKDGVEWTRDEPSYFQSSVNIDRGFCRKCGTPLTYRHPGGLEIAIGTFDDRSDLAPQIQVNYASRLPWVETIFDQPVHEDPDYYARQEQIISFQHPDHETDQWPAPGDWKS
- a CDS encoding GFA family protein; translation: MIRRIFTGGCQCGAVRYRAEGTLDDPHICHCRMCQKAAGNYFLPLANIKRDDFLITRGQPSWFQSSQLVRRGFCRDCGTPLFYDMPNEDFLNIALGSLDDPDDVQPVYQSGIESRVFWFSHLPRLREKETDDGSEESAERHLIVLETNRQHPDYDTVHWPPKEDLS
- the pip gene encoding prolyl aminopeptidase, with protein sequence MTVTLRTLYPEIEPYASGRLDVGDGHVIYWERVGTPGVKPAVFLHGGPGGTISPNHRRLFDPALYDVTLFDQRGCGKSTPHAEIEANTTWHLVADIERLRELAGVEHWLVFGGSWGSTLALAYAETHPDRVSELVVRGIYTLTRAELDWYYQFGVSEMFPDKWERFVAPIPPEERHEMMLAYHRRLTSEDRATRLAAAKAWSIWEGETITLLPEPATSKPFEQEEYAHAFARIENHFFVNAGWLEEGQLLRDAHKLQGIPGLIVHGRYDMPCPAKYAWQLHKAWPEAEFHLIEGAGHAYSEPGILDCLIRATDKFAGKTE